DNA from Terriglobus tenax:
TGACACCCGTTGGGATGACTCCGGTAGGTGTTGTGAGGGGCATACCACTCTGAAGACGAGCGATTGCACTGAGACGCCATCCGCTGACCAGTGTGTTGACCGCACCGGGCAAAGAGCCGGCGAACTTACGTCCGTGTCCAAACGGAAGCTCGTAGACGCCGTTGATCTGGATGCTGTGTGCAACATCCCATGCGGCAACAACCTTTTCCGGAGAGCTGTCCTGTGCCTGACGGAATGCTGTCTGTCCGAGCGTCTTAGAGAAGGTGTACGAGAGGCTCGCACTGGCGCCGGCCGACATCTTCTTCTGAAACAGTGCCTGCATGCCGTTGTAGTTCGACGAACCGATGGAGTTGGTCTGCGAAGTAATTCCGAGATACTGCGGATAAGGACGCAGGAGTTGGCGGCGCTGAACCGTGCTGGAGTTCAACGATGTTCCAGGAAGCTTGCCTGCAAAAGGGTTGGTGACGCTTGCTGACAAATAGCTCGTACCCTGCGCCAGGTTCGATGCAGAGATTTCGTTGATGGACTGGCTGACGGCCAACGCCTTGGTGGTGCTGCCAACGTAGCCAACGGAGGCCAATACCTTTCCTGGAAGTTCGCGCTGCACTTCAAACGAATATTGCTGCGTCCACGGAAGTTTCCGGTTGGGATTGGCGAAACTCAACGACTGCCCGAGATTAGCCGACAGTCCGAGCGAGCTGCCGGAGTTCTGCTGTACTCCATCCGGAAAAGGATTGGTGAGCGTATTGTAGGGAGTTCCTGTAACAACAGAGGTGACCATCGCTGTCTGCTGGCTGAAACCGGGAGCGTTGCCGGGATCGTCAAAACCCTGCGCATAGACAAGACCATAGCCGCCGCGGAGTACCGTCTTGTTATCCAGACGATAAGCCGCACCAACACGCGGCCCAAAGTTATTGAAGTCGTTGTTGTAGATGCCACGGGGCTGGCCATTCACGCCCGCGTAGAGCAAGCCACCGCGGAGATTCATACCCGATACCTGCAACGGGCTGGCTACCGAGGTATCAAAACCGCGAGCAACTGCGTTATGACGATCGGTCATTGGCGTCATCACATCCCAGCGCATACCAAGGTTCACAGTGAGCCGGTCTGAAAGACGAACATCATCCTGCACGAAGAGGGAATACAGCATCTGCTGACGGATCTCTGGCGTATTGACGTCAATGTAGCCAGACGCCGGGGTCCCCAGAAGGAACGAAGCAACCGAGTTGCCGGAGGTGGAGTTTGCGGCGTTGGCATCGCTGCCGGTGAAGATTGTGTTGAAGGTAAAGTTGCCGGAGCTGTAGCCCTGGCTAACGATGTAGACACGGTTGAGATAGAACTCGCCACCCGTGCGAATGGTGTGACGTCCGAAAGAACGATACAACAGAGCGTTGAAGGCATTGCCCTGCGAAATGGGGCTCAGACCTTCGGGCTGCGCACCGATCTGGGCGTAATTTGCCAGGTTGAAAACAGGGATTTTGTTCACTGCCTGCGAGGCGAACTGACTGGAGAAACCGAGGTTCGTCAATCCATATCCGCTTCCCTGTGGGCCGCCATTGTGCAGCAGGAAGCGTTCGAAACCGATACGAGCATCGATCATGGTACGCGAGTTGAAGGCGTGCGTTGCCTGGATGGTGAAGTTGTGGTTTTCACGGTTGTATTGCGAGTTCTTGCTGGGATCAAAGGCATTAACCTCAGCGATCGTGGAGTACAGGAATCCGCGCGCTTCCGTAAGCTTGTTCCGCGAATAGCGAACAAACATGGACGTGGAGTTGTTGATGACATAGTCACCGCGCAGTACCCATGTCCCGAACAGATCAGAAAATTTGCGTGAGTTAGGACCGTTCACCAGGTTATTCAAACCCGTCACAGAATCGCCAGCAGCATTGCCAAGCGGGATGGAATTCAGCGTCTTCACGGCAACCGGGTTCAGCATGCTGGCAGGGATGACGTTGTTTGCAAACGCATCGCGCACGTAGGCATTCTTCACAGAATCAAAGCGCGTGGAGAACGGGTTATAAATCGTGCGCAGCTTGCCGGCGCTGTAATACGTGCTGGAAAAATCACCGGTGCGCTGAGCAGCAGTAGCAACGGAAGTAGTGAAGGGATCGGGGATGTACTGCCGCAACTGCTCATAAGCGAAGAACGCGAAGAGCTTGTTCCTGCGAATAGGGCCGCCAATCGACCCGCCGAAGGTATTGATGTGCGACGAACTGCGCGGCGTGCCAGCGTAGTTCGCGTTATAGGTGTTTGCATTGAACATGGTGTTCTGCAGAAGCTCATAGGCAGATCCATGAAAACGATTCGTGCCGCCACGCGTGGAGATGTTTACGATGCCGCCCGTCGTCCAGCCGTACTGGGCATCGTAGACAGAAGTATGCACACGGAACTCATCCGTTGCAGAGACCGGAGGAACATACGCGACAGAGCTGGACTGAGAGAGTGCCGACGTACCATCCACCAGCACTTCGTTCATGGAAGGTTGTCCACCATTGATCGACATACCGGAAGATCCGCCGACGTCAAACGAACGAAGACGCTGCGCGCCCGATGTAACGGCCACACCAGGAGCAGACCATGCCTGCGCAAAGATGTTCTGTCCCTGGAGCGGTGTGTTCTGAACGCGCACATTGTCAACGGTCATGCCGCGCTCTGCGGATTCGGACTCCACCAGCTCCGGCTTCGCCGCCACAGTGATTGTGCTCGATACGGTCGCCAGCGGCAGCCGGATGTCGAGCCTGGAGTCGGAGGCGGTCGATATGACGAGCCCCGTCTGATGCACCACGGAGAAGCCTGCCTTCTCCACCGTAATCTCGTAGGTTCCGGGGTTAAGGAACGGGATATCGTAACGACCATCACTATGGCTTGTGCTTATCTGCCGCGTTCCGGTTTGAACATCCAGCAGGGTGATGCTTGCCCGGTCAACGCCATTTCCACTGATATCTGTAATGCGGCCGGAGGCCGAGCCACGCGTGTCCTGTGCAATCAGCGCACAGTTAAGGAGCAAGAGACATACAAACAATCGAATCCAATTTCGCATTTCTTTGCATCTTTCTTTTGGTTTAGATTTCGTCGTTTCGCCCGGTACTGCACCAGGCTCATCAAGAGGAAGTGCTCGGTCACTTGCTCATGGAAGCACCCTCTAACTTCGCTTTGTCCATTCATTTGGGCGCATGGATTTCCGTTCGCTTCACGGAGCTTCCGTGAGCGCTTCCTCTGGCCGAAAGTTGTTTGCCGGTTAGTGGATCTCTGCGCTGTTCATCGGTTCGCCGTCCGTACCGATGAGTTGAATCTTCATACTCTTGCTGTCCGCCTCAATCACCGTGAAACCGTTCTTTTTGGCTTTGAAGATGCTGTGGGGATAGTTCGGATCGCGAAAGTCATACAAGGATGCACCGCCGCCACCACTCAGGAAAAAATGAACGCCTGCCTCTTGCCGCAGTTGCTGCATGTTGTGGTCGTGACCGCAAAGGTAAAGATCAACACGATTGCGAAGTACAGGAAGCAGACGATGGATCAGATTCTGCTCATCCCCCCGCGTGGCGGAGTAGATCTGGTAGTGGCCGTACACAACCTTCCATCGGGCGGTGCTCTTGGCAAGCTCCGCGTCAAGCCATGCAACCTGGCGCTGGAAGAGTTTCGTGTCGGAAAGTTCCTGGGTATCAATTGCGAAGAACTGCACCGGCCCGGCGGTGTAGGTGTAAAAGGTCGCGGGCATCGTCCACGTCTTGCTGCGATTGGAATACAGCACCTCGGCCGCCGGACCGTCGGCCTGCAGGTAATCGTGGTTGCCGAGCGAAGGATAGAAACGAATCTTCATTGGCCCGTAAGGCTGCTCCCAGAATGCATCCCACTTCTCATCCTGTGGGGAGCTGACACCGCGCGGATAGAAGTTGTCTCCGAGCGTGATACCGAAACTGAAAGGATGCTTCTGATGGTAGGCACGCATGGTTGAAGCCAGATTCATCTGCGCGGCGTTACCCGTTCCAAAGTCCCCGATGGCAAGAACACGGATTGCCACATCCGCAGGAACCACCTGGAAGACCGGAGGTGGTGTGCGAAGGAACGTGGGCAGGTTTATCTGCTCATCCCAAGCCAGCCAATCGTCCGCTTCTTTTTGTAGCAAGCTTGCACCGGTCCGGTTTCCCTCCTGTTCCGCGCGTGCAATACCCGGCGCAATCAGTGCTGCGTTTCTTCCCCATTGCATGCGGCGAAGATCGCGCGCTGTCTCCAGCACAACATTGCTGTCTGTTTCTTTCTCCAAAAGGTTCTGCAGCTTCGTTTCAAGCTTGTGCCGCATTGCCGCATCTTTCGGATCACGAATCTGGCGACCCAGGCCGGTCAAGAGAATGTACTGGCGCTTTGCGGCAGAGCTTTCAACATCAAGTTGCCTCAAGAGGAAATCAACACCCTGCTCACTATTTCCAAGAGCACGAATGACCAGTTCGTCCGCGGCATCTGGATGGTGAGCATTTGTCTCGATTGCATCATTTTGATCATCACGCGCCACCGTAACGTGCATTTGCGAAGCAGCTTCACGATAAGCAGGACTTACATGCCTGACAAATTCAGGGAGCAACGGGTCCTGCGCCTGCAAGGCAGATGCAGTGAAGAGCAATGCGGCAATCGACCATTTCAAATTCAATTCTTTCTCCCATTGGTTGCTTGCAGAATCGTTGCCATGCCGCAGTCCATGTGCATCTGGTTATGGCAATGGAAGAACGATGGCTCGGTATCGTACGGGGTATATTCAATTTCAACGCTCTGCAAGGCTGGAACAACAACCGTGTCCTTCCAAAGTCCGCTCACTCCGCGGCCACAGTATGTTTTCAACTCAAAGCGGTTGCGGTGAAGATGCATCGGATGATCTTCATCCGATGCATTGTGAAGAGCGATCCGATAGGGGCGATGAAGCTCAGGCATCGACTCCTTAAGCATGGTCATCGCCCACTGTTCAAATCCGTGGCGATCCCTCGGCTTTCGCTCAAGCAGAAACTCGGCATCCGGCTGCTTTTGATCTGAGGATTGATAACTGAAGCGCGTGTAATCGAGTGGGCCTGCATGACCTGCCGGGGCAGACCATACGGGATCGCGACGATGCCCTTGATAGGCGATCACAATTCCCATCCCCTTTGCGCGTGCCTCATCATCTACCGAGCCCAGAATCCAGGTACCGGGGTGATTCATAACGACGATGGCACTGGCTCGCTCGCCCGGCCCAAGATAAAGCACTTCGATATCAGCGACTACCGGAACAACATCTCCATCAAGCGCATGGATATGGAATGAATGGCCTGGCAGATGCAGAACAAGTGGTTCTGTCGCGCTCGCATTCACAATATGAAAGAGGATGCGCTCTCCGGCAGCCACGCACACTGGAGTCTCCTCGTCGAGGGGCTTTCCTCCAAGCGTGGCGTGGCGGTAGCGAATCTCCCATCCGCTTTCATTGCCTTCCTCGTCGTCGGCATCGATACGAAGATGGTGTGTCTGCTCTACTGACTTCTCCACCCCCTCATCGTCGGAGTAATAAGCGTCCCACTCGTGGCTTGCCAGAACTATCTCGCGGTCTCGGGCGATGTCACTCATGCCGCCATCTCCTACAAGCACTGGCGTGAACTGGCCGCTGTAAGGCCCCTGCTGCAGCGAGTGCATTGTCATCGCATGGGAGTGGACGTAGTACAGTCCGGGATTTTGCGGCGGCAACGTGTATTGCAGAGTTCCATGGCCTTCAACGGCCTCGCTCTGCTCTTCGCACGTTCCGTCGTAACGCGCCGGGACCTGAAAGCCATGCCAATGTACGTACTCGCTTTTTGATGTGCGGTTGTCGATTCTTACAGAGATAGCCGTGTTCGCGGGGAGTTTGAGTACCCCAGGCCTCACGCTATAGAAAGTGCTCTCCACAGAATGACGGCCGAGATCCATGGTGCCCCGTTCGATATGGAGATTGAGCGATGCGGTTCCACTTTCAGCTTGTGCGGGAATGGCGTGAACGCATGCAACTACGCCTATGCCCGCCATAAATTGACGACGCGAGACGCTGCGATTTTTCCATGTCAGGCTGCTCATGCCAGGCGAAATCTCTCAAGCTGTGGGATTCACCAGCTAAGTGCCTGTTGTGAGCGAGAAAGTGCAGCCGTTTAGTGAATGTTCAGTAAATGCCGCACCGAGGCAGTCTGAACCGTTGCACTGGACCTGGAAAGATCACTGCTCAGAAAGAGCTGCTGCAACGCAAAATCGAGCTGCATCGCCTCCGGCCCATGCAACAGCCGCGGCGAAGCAGCAGCCTGCATATAGGGCGACAGGTCGGCGGTAAGCGTTGCTTCCATACGGAGCAGTTCAAGCCGCTCCGTTTCGATGAGTGCTTCGAGATCGCGGGAACAGTCGCATGCTCGAAGTGCATCGCGGCGCGCAGAGAGAGCATCCAGCCAGATGGCTTTTCCCATAATCTCTCTCGACGTGTAGGAGATATGCTGCTTGAACTGATTCTGCTGCGACGCGTCCGGCATCTGGTGCTCAAGCCAGTCTTCGGCAAGTGCGGGACCGGCTCCACTCATCCGTCGTACCAGATAAGTCTGTTGCTCCGTTATGCGCGAGGGCGATTGTTTCGAATTCGATTGGAAGCTCTTCAGGATACGGCGGCGAATTTCCGCATCTTCCGCAAAGATTTTTATATCCACATTTTCGCCATTCCGCACGACGGCGGAAGACCAGGCGGAATCAGCGTCCGCAGTGCGCAACATCTGCCATGCCTTCACCTCGACATGGTCCGCCAGGCTGCCCTGCCTTCCGAAATCTGCCATGGAGCGCGTATCCAGAGTCGCAACGGTTCGCTGCTGCACCTGATTTGTTTCAGGCTTTGGATCTTCTTCTGTTACGACCAGCGCTGCGGAGAGATCGCGAAAGTGCAGCGTGAGACGAACTGCGCGAAGATTGTTTTCCTGTAGCTCCAGGCTTGCTTCCTGAATCGCCCCATCGTCCGTGGCTGTTGTAACAACCCATCGCCCTGCCTGGCGCTTCAGTTGATCGCGATGGGAACTCCGCTGACCTCTCCATTGCTGGAATGCCTTGCTGGAGAGCAGGCTTTCTGATTTCCAATGTGCCTGGGCCAGATGATCGGAAGCTTGTTGACATGCTGTGAAGTCAGAGGACTGGGATGCGCTGACGACAGAGCGGTCAGTTCGGCAAGCAACAGTACCCAGCATGACCCGCAGGGACCGTATGGATTGCTGATCACCGTCCGATTGCTCGGCCTGCTTCAATAGTTCGGTTGTTCTGGCTTCGACCCTGCGGGCAGGCAACAACAGAGCTACGAAGCCAATTGCCGCCAGAGCGCATGCGCCTGCGGTCAATGCTCCGAAGCGAACATTACGTGCAAAAAAAGGACGTGCGCTCAAGGAAGTGGAAGTGTCATTCTCGTCGAGCAGGCTCTGCCAGCGTTCATCGCTTCCCTGTGTCAGATCGGCAAGGACTGCGTGCGCCGTACGTACACGGTCAATCCGCTGGCTGCAGGTGGCGCAGTGGCGCACATGATCCGTAGCCTTCTGCTGGTCGCGGGGCGAAAGACGGCCACCCGCGAGGAGCACCATCTGTTTACGGCTAATATGGCTCCATGGCATCGTCATTTTGTTGCGCCCACCTGGTGCTGCAGCTTCTCGATGGCGCGCAGCGTAACTCTTCGTGCTGTCCAGCGTGAGATATGGAGCTCCTCCGCGATGCGAACGAAGTCTTCTCCGCGGAAATAAAGCGTCAGGCAACGGCGTTCCTTCACGTCGAGCTGCGCCAGAAGGCGCGCCCCTGCTTTCAGCATCGACTCATCCAGAAGCGTCTGCTCGACAGATGGCGATGGATCAACTGGCTCGACCCGGTTCCACTGTCCATCTACGCGCGCCGCTTCAATGGATACTTCCCGGTTATCACTCCGTCTGCGGTACTCGCGATAGGCCAGGCGACGGACAACAGTCCTCATCCATCCGCCTGCGAACTCGACACGAGGAGTTTCGCGCTCCTGGCGCAGATAGGCTACGAATGTCTCCTGAGTAAGGTCTTCCGCCCTGGCGTGGTCCCCCACCAGTTGATACGCATAACGGAAAATGTACTTCCATAGCGAATCGTGCCCATCGCTCGATTCTTTTCCGGCGCTGCCGGACTGTAGCGCGTTCAAGTCAGCATCTGTATCCTGGCAGGTACTCCATGCCGTTCCGCTTCCTTGAACTGTGTGCATATCTGTGGACTATGGCACGGCCGTTTGAAGAGAACGTTAAACGGCTGTTCTCTGAAATTTTGCACAACATTTATTCTGCGGGGCTGCACCCGAGCACCACCTCAGGCCCACTATATATATCCGGCATATCTGACGAAGACCTGTACGTCGCAAGATCGGACGCTGGACGATTTTGGACCTATGTCTCTACCTGCTTCAATTGCCATTCGCTCCTGGCGATGCTTCCTAAAGGTGTTGCTGCCGCTGGTGCTTTGTCACTGGACGTTGCCCTATCGCGCATTTTCTCAGGTAGGAACATCGGTCCTATCCGGCGTGGTACGCACCACAACAGGCGTTTCCCTGGATGCAGTCGCGGTCACACTATCCGATGTCGACCGGAAGATCTCTCTTACCACCTCAACAAATGAGGCAGGGTTCTTTCGCCTGGATGGAGTCGCCTCCGGAAACTATACCCTTGAGTTTTCGAAGAGTGGGTTCGACACCGTTCTGCAAACCGGAATCATCGTGACAACCAACGATCATCTGGGCGCCAATGTACAGATGCATCTCAGCACGGTTTCCGCGCAGGTTGAGGTGAACGATAAGCCGCCAATCCTGCAAACCGAGGATGGTGCTTCGCAAACTACCTTCCAGAATCAGTCAATCGAACAACTTCCCGCATCCGGAAGAAATTTATTTCAGCTCACCTTCACGTTGGCAGGTGTTGCCAAGGCTTCTTCCGCTTGGGGAAAGTTCTGGCTTTACTCGGTGAGCAATATGAACAATATCTCCATTGGCGGAGGCCTTCCAATGGAAAACGAAGTCACCATCGATGGGCAAAGCACAACGCTTTCCTCACGCGGAATTGCATGGGTTCCCCCCGTGGCAGCCACCAGAGAGGTGACGGTGCGTGCTGGCCAATACGACGCCTCAACAGGCAGGCTCGGTGGCGGGCTTACCGGCTTTACGCTGCATAGTGGTTCCGCGGCACTGCACGGGCAACTGTATGAGTTCCTGGAGAATAGCGCTCTCGATGCAAACACGTGGCAAGCAAATCATGCTGACAGTCCGAAACCGCATACCAGCAGCCACCAGTTTGGGTTCCGGCTCTCCGGCCCCATTCCGTTTCCGCAGCCCCTCAGCGCTAAAACGCATCTGTACTACATGGTCACGCTGGAGGCACTTCGCTCCTCAGGAAAGATTACAGCTCTGGCGACTGTGCCTACGCTGGCCATGCGAACGGGAGATTTCTCCGCGTTGCGGAATGCAGCCGGTCAGGCGATTGCGCTCTACGATCCTTTAACAACAACTCGACTGCCTTCGGGGACTTTTGTCCGTAATGCT
Protein-coding regions in this window:
- a CDS encoding RNA polymerase sigma factor; protein product: MNALQSGSAGKESSDGHDSLWKYIFRYAYQLVGDHARAEDLTQETFVAYLRQERETPRVEFAGGWMRTVVRRLAYREYRRRSDNREVSIEAARVDGQWNRVEPVDPSPSVEQTLLDESMLKAGARLLAQLDVKERRCLTLYFRGEDFVRIAEELHISRWTARRVTLRAIEKLQHQVGATK
- a CDS encoding TonB-dependent receptor, with protein sequence MLLNCALIAQDTRGSASGRITDISGNGVDRASITLLDVQTGTRQISTSHSDGRYDIPFLNPGTYEITVEKAGFSVVHQTGLVISTASDSRLDIRLPLATVSSTITVAAKPELVESESAERGMTVDNVRVQNTPLQGQNIFAQAWSAPGVAVTSGAQRLRSFDVGGSSGMSINGGQPSMNEVLVDGTSALSQSSSVAYVPPVSATDEFRVHTSVYDAQYGWTTGGIVNISTRGGTNRFHGSAYELLQNTMFNANTYNANYAGTPRSSSHINTFGGSIGGPIRRNKLFAFFAYEQLRQYIPDPFTTSVATAAQRTGDFSSTYYSAGKLRTIYNPFSTRFDSVKNAYVRDAFANNVIPASMLNPVAVKTLNSIPLGNAAGDSVTGLNNLVNGPNSRKFSDLFGTWVLRGDYVINNSTSMFVRYSRNKLTEARGFLYSTIAEVNAFDPSKNSQYNRENHNFTIQATHAFNSRTMIDARIGFERFLLHNGGPQGSGYGLTNLGFSSQFASQAVNKIPVFNLANYAQIGAQPEGLSPISQGNAFNALLYRSFGRHTIRTGGEFYLNRVYIVSQGYSSGNFTFNTIFTGSDANAANSTSGNSVASFLLGTPASGYIDVNTPEIRQQMLYSLFVQDDVRLSDRLTVNLGMRWDVMTPMTDRHNAVARGFDTSVASPLQVSGMNLRGGLLYAGVNGQPRGIYNNDFNNFGPRVGAAYRLDNKTVLRGGYGLVYAQGFDDPGNAPGFSQQTAMVTSVVTGTPYNTLTNPFPDGVQQNSGSSLGLSANLGQSLSFANPNRKLPWTQQYSFEVQRELPGKVLASVGYVGSTTKALAVSQSINEISASNLAQGTSYLSASVTNPFAGKLPGTSLNSSTVQRRQLLRPYPQYLGITSQTNSIGSSNYNGMQALFQKKMSAGASASLSYTFSKTLGQTAFRQAQDSSPEKVVAAWDVAHSIQINGVYELPFGHGRKFAGSLPGAVNTLVSGWRLSAIARLQSGMPLTTPTGVIPTGVNPKLSNPTLNRWFNTCTQLTSGATQNCQSGESAAWRTRPSDTFQSWSTRMSSLRNPPIRNWDVSIMKETVLKESVSLILRCDALNLTNTPQWFNGPVIDSTNGNFGKVAVATDQSNLPRFLQLSGKLVF
- a CDS encoding metallophosphoesterase — encoded protein: MKWSIAALLFTASALQAQDPLLPEFVRHVSPAYREAASQMHVTVARDDQNDAIETNAHHPDAADELVIRALGNSEQGVDFLLRQLDVESSAAKRQYILLTGLGRQIRDPKDAAMRHKLETKLQNLLEKETDSNVVLETARDLRRMQWGRNAALIAPGIARAEQEGNRTGASLLQKEADDWLAWDEQINLPTFLRTPPPVFQVVPADVAIRVLAIGDFGTGNAAQMNLASTMRAYHQKHPFSFGITLGDNFYPRGVSSPQDEKWDAFWEQPYGPMKIRFYPSLGNHDYLQADGPAAEVLYSNRSKTWTMPATFYTYTAGPVQFFAIDTQELSDTKLFQRQVAWLDAELAKSTARWKVVYGHYQIYSATRGDEQNLIHRLLPVLRNRVDLYLCGHDHNMQQLRQEAGVHFFLSGGGGASLYDFRDPNYPHSIFKAKKNGFTVIEADSKSMKIQLIGTDGEPMNSAEIH
- a CDS encoding multicopper oxidase family protein codes for the protein MSSLTWKNRSVSRRQFMAGIGVVACVHAIPAQAESGTASLNLHIERGTMDLGRHSVESTFYSVRPGVLKLPANTAISVRIDNRTSKSEYVHWHGFQVPARYDGTCEEQSEAVEGHGTLQYTLPPQNPGLYYVHSHAMTMHSLQQGPYSGQFTPVLVGDGGMSDIARDREIVLASHEWDAYYSDDEGVEKSVEQTHHLRIDADDEEGNESGWEIRYRHATLGGKPLDEETPVCVAAGERILFHIVNASATEPLVLHLPGHSFHIHALDGDVVPVVADIEVLYLGPGERASAIVVMNHPGTWILGSVDDEARAKGMGIVIAYQGHRRDPVWSAPAGHAGPLDYTRFSYQSSDQKQPDAEFLLERKPRDRHGFEQWAMTMLKESMPELHRPYRIALHNASDEDHPMHLHRNRFELKTYCGRGVSGLWKDTVVVPALQSVEIEYTPYDTEPSFFHCHNQMHMDCGMATILQATNGRKN